One genomic segment of Pseudorasbora parva isolate DD20220531a chromosome 6, ASM2467924v1, whole genome shotgun sequence includes these proteins:
- the ppp1r35 gene encoding protein phosphatase 1 regulatory subunit 35, whose product MMETSEEPNVRMAPEPLQVRPVQTTELVCPDLDLSVTLTPERPADRRHRQVRFNVNPQCSGHPVIPEPRKNQARKPQNKDKHGHESDKERDRVMSGVCDGQLTNGAELNTTLALRAELQEVAEQAFDPEKAVKEKLQSSSLTKNQISAKAAEGLNFPRSQHLYRALVSVSLSRDQLISQALQDRPALAPPTASQTNKFSSPPLEAPDLQPFYSPDKMLRETLLLPGDHIPLPRPQPSPRPAHTTFHLHHLHKLWES is encoded by the exons ATGATGGAAACGTCAGAAGAACCTAATGTCCGGATGGCTCCTGAACCGCTGCAGGTCAGACCGGTCCAGACCACAGAACTGGTCTGCCCTGATCTGGACCTGTCTGTCACTCTCACCCCTGAGCGACCAGCTGACAGACGCCATCGACAG gtgcGTTTTAATGTGAATCCGCAGTGCAGCGGCCATCCGGTGATCCCAGAACCCAGAAAAAATCAAGCCCGGAAACCTCAAAACAAAGACAAGCACG GTCATGAATCAGATAAAGAGAGGGATCGGGTAATGAGCGGAGTGTGTGATGGACAGCTGACAAATGGGGCGGAGCTAAACACGACCCTGGCGctgagggcggagcttcaggaaGTGGCGGAGCAGGCGTTCGATCCAGAAAAGGCTGTTAAAGAGAAATTACAGAGTTCATCGCTCACAAAGAACCAAATCAGCGCAAAAGCAGCAGAGG GGCTGAACTTCCCTCGCTCTCAGCACCTTTACCGGGCCTTGGTTAGCGTCAGCCTATCACGTGACCAGCTCATCAGCCAGGCACTACAGGATAGGCCAGCACTGGCCCCACCCACCGCCAGCCAGACCAATAAG TTCTCGTCTCCACCACTAGAGGCCCCTGATTTACAGCCATTCTACAGCCCTGATAAGATGCTCAGAGAGACTCTGCTGTTGCCTGGCGACCACATCCCTTTGCCCCGCCCACAGCCTTCACCTAGACCCGCCCACACCACCTTTCACCTACATCATCTGCACAAACTCTGGGAGTCatga